Sequence from the Deinococcus malanensis genome:
CCAGCTGGCGCCGGCATGGTCAAGGATGAGGTACTCGGCGCGGGCCACATTGACCATCCGTTCCCTCGGTCGTTCATAGGGCAGGCCGACGCTTCCAGGGTTGAAATAACTCCAGCCTTCGTATGGAAGATGCAGCGGCTTGTGCGTGTGGCCGCCTGCCCACGCCGACTGCACGCCGTACGAGTCGCGTAAAGTTGCCCAGTGAGACGCTGCGGTGCTGGCCACGAGCTCTTCATTGTCCCGGGCGGGGCTGCCGTGAAAACACAGAAGGTCTGGGAACTGGGCCGTGGCAGCGTAGGTCCGCACCCTGTCCTGCTGCGCGCGGCTGAGCTGGGCCTTGCTCCATTCGCTGATGTCGTGCAGCGCATGTTCATCGGGGAACCCCCGGGCCCGGAAGGGCGCGGGAGGCTCCAGCATCATGCGGTCGGCGTTGCCACGAACCACCGGACAGCCCAGGTCTGCGATGCGCTCTACGCATTCTCCCGGCCACGCACCGTCCATTGCCACGTCGCCCAGACACACCAGGGCGTCTGGGGAGAGGGTCCGCATATCCGACAGCGCCGCGGTCAGCGCCGGCAGATTGCCATGAATGTCTCCAAAGACCGCAACTCGCATGGTTCAGCGTAAGCGATGCTTCAGGCTGTTAGCCCGCCGTTCGGGTGTCAGCGCTTGAAGGGCTGAGTGCGCGGTCCTGGCGTTTGAGCACGTATTGAACGACCGCAACCGGCACCCCGTAATAGGGCTCCGGCCGACGTATTCCGCATTGCTGGAAGCCCAGCCTTCGCATCAGCGCGTGTGACCGCATATTCGGCCTATGAACCTCGGCAGTCACGGTATGCAGGCCCAGCTCCCAGGCTTCCTGAAGCAGGAGTTCGCAAGCCCGCCGGGCCACGCCCTGGCCCCACAGGCTGCGCTCGCCAATGGCCACGCCCAGTTCTCCGGACAATGTGCTCAGGTTGGCCAGATCCACATACCCCACCAGCCGCGCGTCCAGGGTGACCCCCCAGCGCCGGAAGTCGGCCTGTGTCCCCGCGATCAGGGCTGCCCAGTGGCGCCGGATCACCCGGGGCGACAGCCCCACGGTCCAGCTGGCCGCCTGACAGAACAGTGGGTCGGCGGCCCAGCGCACTGCGGCCCCTTCATCGCCGGGCTCAAGCGGACGAAGGGCAACACTCACCCGGCGCGGCTCCAGGGGCGCGGTGGGCGAACAGAGAGCGCCAGGCGCATCCGGATTCTTAGCCGGCAGGGCTGCACGGGGCGGGCGATGACCGTGGCCGCCAGTTCACTTCTCGGGGTGTCCGACATGACCGCTCACCTCCGGAGCCAGCGCCGCCAGCAACCCTGCTGCGGGTCCTGGCCGGGCAAGCGTGAACCCCTCGCCCGCCCACAGGCTCAGGACGTCTGCCTGTCCGGCCTGCGCGCCAGCACTCCGCAGGGGCCGGGTCAGCGCGTTCTGGTGGGGATAGGGAAGGGGATGGGCGACCGCGTCGCTGACAGCATTGCGCAGACCACGTGCGGTGCGTCCGCTGAAGGCACGGGTCAGAACGGTATCCCCGCCCCGCGTCAGGGCCGCCCGGTAAGCGCTGGAAGTTCCGGCCTCGTCCGCCAGGAGAAAGGCAGTGCCACACTGTGCTAGGCTCGCGCCCGCGTCCAGGACGGCATTCACGTCCTCGCGTGTCATCAGGCCCCCGGCGGCGATGACCGGGAGAGAGACTGCACGTGCGACTGCGCGCGTCAGTTCCAGGGTGTCGGCCAGCTCGTCGTGCTGCCACCCGCCCCGGTGACCGCCGGCCGCTGCGCCCTGCGCCACCACGGCGTCCACCCCGTCGGTTTCCAGGGTCAGGGCTTCGGGCACACTGGTGGCTGTGCCGACCACCACGACACCGGCTGCCTTCAAGGCGCGGAGATGTCCGGACTCCAACCGCCCGAAGGCAAACGAGAACACCGCAGGTGGCGCGGCCAGGACTGCTTCGAGCTGGGCTTCGAAGTCCTCCTGAAGGTGCGTGGGCAGGGACGGCGAGGGGAGATGCAGGGCGGCGTGAAACGGGAGGAGTTCCGCACAGGCCGCCTCGACCTGGGCAGGTGTGATCTGCGGGACTGGTTGCAGCGCAAACAGATTCACCGCAAAGGGCCGGTCGGTCAGGTGGCGGACGGCGTCCATGGCCTGAACAATCTGCGCCGGGCTCAGGTAGGCCGCACCCAGACTTCCCAGTCCTCCGGCCCGGGAGACGGCAGCAGCCAGCTCTGGTGTTCCCACGCCGCCTGCCATGGGTGCCAGCACCACCGGGACTGTCAGACCGAGCGCATCAAGTACCCCGGCGTCACGCCTTTGCGAACCCGGCTCATGTCGCACTGTCGTCATGCCCCACAGCGTAGCCTTGCAGGGGCATGAGCGCGTTTTCCCACCCGTTCCGGGCATTTACCGCGTTTCGCCGTGCCGCGTATTCTGCTGGTCCCGCACCTCGCCGGCAGTTCCTGCCCCGCGAATTTCTGGAACTGCTGCTCAGGGGAGCCCAGGCCCGGCTGCCGCTGTATGACGCCCCGGACCTGCCGTGGGCCCTAGCCGAGGCGGTGCACGACCCCGCTTACCTGCACCGCTGGCGTCAGGGGCAGGTCACCCGCGCCGAAGAACGTGCCCTGGGGTTTCCCTGGACGCCCGCTGTGGTGGAACGCGGTCTGGGCAGCAGCGGCGCCACCCTGGCGGCCACCCGTGACGCCCTGCACGGGGGGCTGGGAATCAACCTGGGTGGAGGCACCCACCACGCCTTTGCAGACCGCGCCGAGGGCTTTTCCTTTCTGAACGACGTGGCGATCAGCGTCCGGTGGCTGCTGGAGGCTGGGCACGCCCGGCGCATTCTGGTGCTTGACCTCGATGTTCACCAGGGCAACGGCACGGCCAGCATGCTCAGCGCCGAGCGCCTGGTCCTGACGGTCAGTGTGCACGCCCAGAGCAACTACCCCTTTCATAAGGAACGCAGCGGACTGGATGTGGCGCTGCCGGATGGTACGGGGGATGAAGCTTATCTGCAGGCCCTCGAGGCGAAGGTGGCACCGGCGGTCACGGCCTTCCAGCCTGATTTTCTGTTCTACCTGGCCGGGGCGGACGTCCTGGCCGGTGATCAGCTGGGTCGCCTGGCCCTGACCCCCGCCGGTGTGCGTGACCGCGACAACCGGGTGCTGCTCTGGGCGGCCCGCGCCGGTCTGCCGACCACGCTGGTCATGGCAGGAGGCTACCACCGTGACCCGCAGACCCTGATTGATGTGCGGCTGGGAACGCTGGACGCGGCGCTGGCGGCCTTTGGCCCGGTGGACCGGCATAAAGTCACAGCACCTGCTGCGCCCGGCTGAGAACGCAGGCGGAACGATTGCCCATGTGCGGAGGGCATAGGCCGACAGGAACGGCCATATGGGGCCAGAGGAGCTGGAAGCCAGTGGCTTGCCAGAGGCATGGGCGCACGGTGACGCCTGGCAGTCACGCGCTATCATGCTTCCATGACCGTTCTCCTCACGCCCCCCTAGCGCGAGTCGAGAACCGTGCTGTTCCCGGAAATTCAGCATTCACCGGGCCGCAGAGCCGGCCCGCAGGAGAGTTCATGAGCACCCCCGACACCAACCCGGCCGCCCTGCCCGGCGAGATCGCCCGGCGACGCACCTTCGCCATCATTTCCCACCCGGACGCCGGGAAAACGACCATTACCGAAAAGCTTCTGCTGTACGGCGGCGCCATTCAGGAAGCCGGGTCGGTCACCGCCAAAGAGGGCCGCAGCCACACCAAGTCCGACTGGATGAGCATCGAGCAGCAGCGCGGAATTTCCATTTCCAGCAGTGCGCTGACCTTCGAGTATGCCGGTCGCCACATCAACCTGCTGGACACCCCCGGACACCAGGATTTCAGCGAGGACACCTACCGCACCCTGACTGCCGCCGACAGCGCCCTGATGGTGCTGGACGCCGCCCGTGGCGTGCAGGCCCAGACCGAGAAGCTGTTCGCGGTGTGCCGCAATCGGGGCATTCCGATCCTGACCTTCGTCAACAAGATGGACCGCCCGGCGCAGGACCCGTTCGAGCTGATCGCCCAGGTCGAGGAGACCCTGAAAATCACGGCGGTGCCGCTGACCTGGCCCATCGGGGACGGTCCGGATTTCAAGGGTGTGTATGACCTGCAGACCGGTCAGGTGCTGGCCTTCGAGCGCACCTCCGGCGGCAAGCACCGCGCGCCCATGCAGACGGCGGGCCTGAACGACCCCAAGCTGGTTGAGCTGGTCGGGGCGGACCTTGCCGCCAAGCTGCAGGAAGACGTGGAGCTGATTCAGGGCGCCATGGCTGAGTTCGACCCCGAGGCGTTCCTGAACGGCGAACTGACGCCCGTGTTCTTCGGCTCGGCCATGAACAACTTCGGCGTGGAGCACTTCCTGAGCAACTTCGTGGATCTGGCGCCGTCCCCGGGTCCGGTCGAGACCAACCTGGGAGAGCGTGCCCCTGAGGCTCCTTTTGCAGGCTTTATCTTCAAGCTGCAGGCCAACATGAGCAAGCAGCACCGCGACCGCACCGCCTACATGCGCGTCATGAGCGGCCACTTCGAGCGCGGCATGGACGTCACCCACACCCGCACAGGCCGCAAGCTGCGACTGTCGCAGGCCCATACCCTGTTTGCCCAGGACCGCGAGAAGGTGGAGGAAGCCTACCCCGGCGACATCGTGGGTCTGGTCAACCCCGGCGTGTTCCAGATTGGGGATGTCATCAGCGTGGACGGCAAGGTGACGCTGCCCAGCTTCCCTCGCTTTACGCCGGAGACCTTTGCCACCCTTTCTCTGCGGGACGTGGGCAAGCGCAAGGCCTTTATGAAAGGGCTGACCCAGCTGGCCGAGGAAGGCGTGGTGCAGGTCTTCTACCCCACGGACGGGGCGCGTGACCCGTACCTGGGCGCTGTCGGGCCTTTGCAGTTCGAGGTGTTCCAGGCCCGTCTGGCCGAGGAATACGGTGTGGATGTGGAGATGAACGTCACCAGCTATCAGCTTGTGCGCTGGCTGGCCGGTGATCCAAGCAACGTCGCCCGCTTCGCCCGCCACGTGGAAGACGACCAGGGACGCCCGGTGATGCTGTTCCGCAGCAAGTACGACCTGGAATACACCGCCGAACAGCACCCGGAGATCGAGTTTTTGCCGCTGCCTAAGGATTTGACGCGAGTGTGAAGAAGGATCGCATTCCTCCTCCTTCATCAAGCCCATGACCGTCCCTGCGGCGTCCTGATCTTCCAGCTCGCGACGCGCGTTGGGCTGCTTCCGCAGCCTTGCCCGAGAGAACAGAAAAGCTTGCTTCGCTCAAGGCATGTTGGACAGCGATTTGATAACCGCAATAGAACTCAGTACCAGCGACCCAGACATTCTTTGTGCTAACAGGAATGAAGACAAAAGAAGCGCATTAGTCATTTGATGATAGGCCGAGAATAAAAATGAGCACATCATAGGCGAAAGTAGTCACCCCCATGTTAGTGGGGGTGACTACTTGTTGTCCTGTGTTATTAGAACGAGGTCACTTATTTAGTGAAAGTGAACAACGCTGTCCGGGCAATGCTACCGTCCTTCAGAAGTACTTCAAACCTCGCACACTTACCTGTCATTGTAGAATCGGTCTTCCAGACGTAGATGTACTGCGTACCATCCCACTGCAGCCCGCTCGTGTTTGCAGTAACAGTTTCCTCGATAGATTGGGTAACTGTAGTGGAGCAGTTTACTACGACGGCTTTAGGTGTTGCCGCAAAAATCTCAGTTGCGGTAGCGCCTTTGACGTCACCCAAGTTGAACTTCACGGGGATCGCGCTGCCTGCCTTGGCCTTGTTCCAGACGCCATCCATATCAACT
This genomic interval carries:
- a CDS encoding metallophosphoesterase family protein, which produces MRVAVFGDIHGNLPALTAALSDMRTLSPDALVCLGDVAMDGAWPGECVERIADLGCPVVRGNADRMMLEPPAPFRARGFPDEHALHDISEWSKAQLSRAQQDRVRTYAATAQFPDLLCFHGSPARDNEELVASTAASHWATLRDSYGVQSAWAGGHTHKPLHLPYEGWSYFNPGSVGLPYERPRERMVNVARAEYLILDHAGASWTPIFRAVLYSVEDVIRGILASDMPHARWLAGEWVGAV
- a CDS encoding GNAT family N-acetyltransferase; amino-acid sequence: MSVALRPLEPGDEGAAVRWAADPLFCQAASWTVGLSPRVIRRHWAALIAGTQADFRRWGVTLDARLVGYVDLANLSTLSGELGVAIGERSLWGQGVARRACELLLQEAWELGLHTVTAEVHRPNMRSHALMRRLGFQQCGIRRPEPYYGVPVAVVQYVLKRQDRALSPSSADTRTAG
- a CDS encoding NAD(P)H-dependent flavin oxidoreductase gives rise to the protein MTTVRHEPGSQRRDAGVLDALGLTVPVVLAPMAGGVGTPELAAAVSRAGGLGSLGAAYLSPAQIVQAMDAVRHLTDRPFAVNLFALQPVPQITPAQVEAACAELLPFHAALHLPSPSLPTHLQEDFEAQLEAVLAAPPAVFSFAFGRLESGHLRALKAAGVVVVGTATSVPEALTLETDGVDAVVAQGAAAGGHRGGWQHDELADTLELTRAVARAVSLPVIAAGGLMTREDVNAVLDAGASLAQCGTAFLLADEAGTSSAYRAALTRGGDTVLTRAFSGRTARGLRNAVSDAVAHPLPYPHQNALTRPLRSAGAQAGQADVLSLWAGEGFTLARPGPAAGLLAALAPEVSGHVGHPEK
- a CDS encoding histone deacetylase family protein is translated as MSAFSHPFRAFTAFRRAAYSAGPAPRRQFLPREFLELLLRGAQARLPLYDAPDLPWALAEAVHDPAYLHRWRQGQVTRAEERALGFPWTPAVVERGLGSSGATLAATRDALHGGLGINLGGGTHHAFADRAEGFSFLNDVAISVRWLLEAGHARRILVLDLDVHQGNGTASMLSAERLVLTVSVHAQSNYPFHKERSGLDVALPDGTGDEAYLQALEAKVAPAVTAFQPDFLFYLAGADVLAGDQLGRLALTPAGVRDRDNRVLLWAARAGLPTTLVMAGGYHRDPQTLIDVRLGTLDAALAAFGPVDRHKVTAPAAPG
- a CDS encoding peptide chain release factor 3 codes for the protein MSTPDTNPAALPGEIARRRTFAIISHPDAGKTTITEKLLLYGGAIQEAGSVTAKEGRSHTKSDWMSIEQQRGISISSSALTFEYAGRHINLLDTPGHQDFSEDTYRTLTAADSALMVLDAARGVQAQTEKLFAVCRNRGIPILTFVNKMDRPAQDPFELIAQVEETLKITAVPLTWPIGDGPDFKGVYDLQTGQVLAFERTSGGKHRAPMQTAGLNDPKLVELVGADLAAKLQEDVELIQGAMAEFDPEAFLNGELTPVFFGSAMNNFGVEHFLSNFVDLAPSPGPVETNLGERAPEAPFAGFIFKLQANMSKQHRDRTAYMRVMSGHFERGMDVTHTRTGRKLRLSQAHTLFAQDREKVEEAYPGDIVGLVNPGVFQIGDVISVDGKVTLPSFPRFTPETFATLSLRDVGKRKAFMKGLTQLAEEGVVQVFYPTDGARDPYLGAVGPLQFEVFQARLAEEYGVDVEMNVTSYQLVRWLAGDPSNVARFARHVEDDQGRPVMLFRSKYDLEYTAEQHPEIEFLPLPKDLTRV
- a CDS encoding PxKF domain-containing protein, translated to ITAPNVAAVEATALMTAVTFAPTATDLVDGSRAVSCDKLSGSTFPVGETTVTCTSTDSRNNTSTKTFTVTVNFKFNGFFQPVDMDGVWNKAKAGSAIPVKFNLGDVKGATATEIFAATPKAVVVNCSTTVTQSIEETVTANTSGLQWDGTQYIYVWKTDSTMTGKCARFEVLLKDGSIARTALFTFTK